TGCGATTCTGAACCCAGTCGTAGAGCGTTTTGCTGCGATCTCGGAAGAAGAGCAAGCTGACTTTCGCGGGAAGCTTAGTGATTATGTACGGCTTTACGCTTTTCTTTCGCAGGTGCTTACCTTCACTGATCCACACCTGGAAAAGCTCTATGTCTTTGCTCGCCTTCTGCGTAGGTACTTGCCTGTGCGCCCGGACGACCTTCCACGAGAAATCCAGCAGTACATTGACATGGAGTCTTTTCGCATTCAGGAAACTCGGTCGGGGAAGATAGGCTTGGAACGGGGACAGGGGGAGTTCAAACCGACCGATGCGAAAGGCCGGGATGGACTATCTCCTGAAGAGCTTGAACCCCTTTCCCAAATAATTCGCGAGCTAAATGAACGATTTGGAACCGACTTCACTGACGAAGACAAGGTTTTTATCCGCCAGCTTGAAGAAAAACTTGGTGGAGACCCAGCCTTGACTGCAAGCGTACGTTCCAATGTACCCGAAAATGCAAGGCTCACATTCGACCATGTGGTCAGCGACCGTCTGCAAGACATGGTCGATACGAACTTCAAATTCTATAAGCGGGTCACTGACGATCAACAATTCGGGAAATTCTTCCTGGACTGGCTCTTCGAACGGTTCAGGAAATCGGTGGGGGAGCCCAAGTAAACGAGTGGTTGGCATCTCTCGGAATGAGATTTCCATGGAAAGGTCTTCATTTACCACTTCGTAGCAAGCTCTTTCCCATACTCGAAAAGTGCCGGTGTGCCGCCAGTATGCCAGAATAGCACCGCGTCGCTGGAGGTGAATTCCTTTTTTCGAATCATGTCAATCAAGCCGCCCATCGCTCTCCCAGAGTAAACCGGGTCAAGCAGAATCCCTTCGCATTTCCCGACAAGCTGAATGGCGTTGCGCTCCAAATCGCCGACAATCCCGTATCCTCTCCCAAGATATTCATGTCTTATCCGAAAGTCGCGGGCAGTGTATCGCGATTTGACACTCAACCTTTCTGCGATTTGGTTCGCAAGTGCCGCAAGTTGAGATTCATAGGGAGCCTGACCGGTTTCTTCTTTTTCAATTGCAATGCCTATTGCTTCAGTTGAAAGACCACAGACGTCAATACCTACTGCAATGCCTGCATGAGTTCCCCCGGAACTGGAAGGAAAAACCAGATAGTCGATCTTGTCGTTCAGCGTCAGAATTTGTTCCTTGAGCTCCGAAATTGCCGCCACGAATCCCAGCGCGCCGACAGCATTTGATCCACCGTAGGGGATGACATAAGGTTTACGGCCCTGAGACCGGAGCCCTTCGGCAATTTCCGGGATTCGCTCGCCCTTCCTTTGCTCA
This DNA window, taken from Candidatus Eisenbacteria bacterium, encodes the following:
- a CDS encoding D-cysteine desulfhydrase family protein; this translates as MPFDMSNVPRVRINFLPTPLVELKRLPAVLRGPRIFMKRDDMTGLGLGGNKTRKLEFLLGDALSQNCDTVITGGAIQSNHCRQTAAAAAAVGLECHLALGGQQPPFPTGNLLLDYLFGAIIHWCGEQRKGERIPEIAEGLRSQGRKPYVIPYGGSNAVGALGFVAAISELKEQILTLNDKIDYLVFPSSSGGTHAGIAVGIDVCGLSTEAIGIAIEKEETGQAPYESQLAALANQIAERLSVKSRYTARDFRIRHEYLGRGYGIVGDLERNAIQLVGKCEGILLDPVYSGRAMGGLIDMIRKKEFTSSDAVLFWHTGGTPALFEYGKELATKW